The proteins below are encoded in one region of Tachypleus tridentatus isolate NWPU-2018 chromosome 4, ASM421037v1, whole genome shotgun sequence:
- the LOC143249157 gene encoding cuticlin-3-like isoform X1, translated as MIRVEDITADCQDNYMRITIRFNGSFTGLIYSTGYVHDLDCIYVNGTGRSLYEFYIRQNRCGTQGRRKEDFDPRTPVVRPRHNEYLLNTVTVQYSPIIEEEWDEHFRVTCEHGHDFWKTVTFPVINVEVNTGNPLIFALNPPKCYMEILLGWTITGRRISGPVTVGDPLTLVIYMRSENSGFDIVVSNCIAHNGQQNSIRLVDKEGCVINEKLLSPFRGQTSGDSGEEVTLFAYFKAFRFTGSPALYLECDIHMCHGTCPHQQCYWRSRIRRFLEKRESGNGNPLMSESVNLYQTLEVRQADETGTSNRQPNKGRLLDENAVCFRTAGFATMITILLTSVVLAVCISLTMCFRMRKMSKHNTTAPLGAKDNYVSKSKTSF; from the exons ATGATTAGGGTGGAAG ACATAACAGCAGATTGTCAAGATAATTACATGAGGATCACCATCCGGTTTAACGGCAGCTTCACTGGTTTAATCTACAGTACGGGCTATGTACATGACCTAGACTGTATCTATGTTAATGGCACAGGTCGAAGTCTGTATGAATTCTATATTCGTCAAAACAGATGTGGAACGCAAGGACGGCGTAAAGAAGACTTTGACCCCAGAACACCGGTGGTGAGACCG cgACACAACGAATACTTGTTAAATACGGTTACTGTACAGTACAGCCCCATCATCGAAGAAGAATGGGACGAACATTTCCGTGTTACCTGCGAGCACGGGCACGATTTTTGGAAGACAGTCACTTTTCCAGTCATCAACGTGGA GGTCAACACAGGAAACCCCCTAATTTTTGCACTGAATCCTCCCAAGTGTTACATGGAGATATTGCTAGGGTGGACAATTACTGGAAGACGAATTTCAGGACCTGTGACCGTTGGCGACCCTTTAACATTGGTCATCTACATGAGGAGTGAAAAca GTGGTTTTGACATAGTAGTTAGCAATTGCATTGCCCATAATGGACAACAAAATAGTATTCGTTTAGTGGACAAAGAGGG GTGTGTGATTAATGAAAAACTTCTTTCACCATTTCGTGGACAAACTAGTGGGGATAGTGGAGAGGAAGTTACTTTGTTCGCTTACTTTAAAGCATTTCGGTTTACCGGAAGTCCAGCACTTTACTTGGAATGTGATATACACATGTGCCATGGAACATGTCCG cATCAGCAGTGCTACTGGAGATCAAGGATAAGACGTTTTCTCGAGAAAAGAGAATCAGGAAATGGCAATCCTCTAATGTCAGAAAGTGTGAACCTTTATCAGACTCTTGAAGTACGACAGGCAGATGAAACAGGTACATCAAACAGACAACCAAACAAAG GACGATTACTCGATGAGAATGCGGTGTGTTTTAGAACTGCAGGATTCGCAACAATGATAACCATATTGCTGACATCTGTTGTACTAGCAGTTTGTATCTCACTTACTATGTGTTTCCGCATGCGTAAGATGTCCAAACATAACACGACAGCTCCCTTGGGGGCTAAAGATAATTACGTTTCTAAATCTAAAACATCATTTTAA
- the LOC143249157 gene encoding uncharacterized protein LOC143249157 isoform X2: MIRVEDITADCQDNYMRITIRFNGSFTGLIYSTGYVHDLDCIYVNGTGRSLYEFYIRQNRCGTQGRRKEDFDPRTPVVRPRHNEYLLNTVTVQYSPIIEEEWDEHFRVTCEHGHDFWKTVTFPVINVECVINEKLLSPFRGQTSGDSGEEVTLFAYFKAFRFTGSPALYLECDIHMCHGTCPHQQCYWRSRIRRFLEKRESGNGNPLMSESVNLYQTLEVRQADETGTSNRQPNKGRLLDENAVCFRTAGFATMITILLTSVVLAVCISLTMCFRMRKMSKHNTTAPLGAKDNYVSKSKTSF; encoded by the exons ATGATTAGGGTGGAAG ACATAACAGCAGATTGTCAAGATAATTACATGAGGATCACCATCCGGTTTAACGGCAGCTTCACTGGTTTAATCTACAGTACGGGCTATGTACATGACCTAGACTGTATCTATGTTAATGGCACAGGTCGAAGTCTGTATGAATTCTATATTCGTCAAAACAGATGTGGAACGCAAGGACGGCGTAAAGAAGACTTTGACCCCAGAACACCGGTGGTGAGACCG cgACACAACGAATACTTGTTAAATACGGTTACTGTACAGTACAGCCCCATCATCGAAGAAGAATGGGACGAACATTTCCGTGTTACCTGCGAGCACGGGCACGATTTTTGGAAGACAGTCACTTTTCCAGTCATCAACGTGGA GTGTGTGATTAATGAAAAACTTCTTTCACCATTTCGTGGACAAACTAGTGGGGATAGTGGAGAGGAAGTTACTTTGTTCGCTTACTTTAAAGCATTTCGGTTTACCGGAAGTCCAGCACTTTACTTGGAATGTGATATACACATGTGCCATGGAACATGTCCG cATCAGCAGTGCTACTGGAGATCAAGGATAAGACGTTTTCTCGAGAAAAGAGAATCAGGAAATGGCAATCCTCTAATGTCAGAAAGTGTGAACCTTTATCAGACTCTTGAAGTACGACAGGCAGATGAAACAGGTACATCAAACAGACAACCAAACAAAG GACGATTACTCGATGAGAATGCGGTGTGTTTTAGAACTGCAGGATTCGCAACAATGATAACCATATTGCTGACATCTGTTGTACTAGCAGTTTGTATCTCACTTACTATGTGTTTCCGCATGCGTAAGATGTCCAAACATAACACGACAGCTCCCTTGGGGGCTAAAGATAATTACGTTTCTAAATCTAAAACATCATTTTAA
- the LOC143249156 gene encoding uncharacterized protein LOC143249156, whose product MMDSCNVMRGTKSGVEAWIRKEKNINLLDVDGDSCHPIYNAAKVFANPFQKWLEGLSTDLFEYHRWARDQLMNLKEVCEFLGIPFTTPPRFVSHRWLSAYDATVTTARIMEAYTVLYFAFLSKSEQPVYKEVIEEIYKKLYQVSTKGQARITAIHAELKKKSMTEQGKARKVRIVEKILFHREKTDLLTSVYLGVLPILKEYVMVFQGKKTMCHKLHDMQMKTFTAFLACFVKAEHLQNLTPLKLQKLDLNETDKLLKKTTMFVGDVAKQIVVKKGKDSTVLKFLEDVQTAYTTCGSYLQKKLPLNSRTLQALCAIDPVVKGHSVTGEHLTDLADFFKQLLPENHSVSQEILRYNVDSDLKCQSDTDVVGWWTTEYMMDTYPALSKVVSGALSVFHGPMVESSFNVMGDVIDAKSSKTAIETYTAYQTIKYSLRSKETTAIEMFKRKDVHFDPVDKRMCKDIRSAASKYTSKLRENQKKRAERLEAYGSVKSGPATLAKEKVQKAAEAQRAAHSEERKKARKGALETLVSKKSKVAKID is encoded by the coding sequence ATGATGGATTCTTGTAATGTCATGCGTGGGACAAAATCAGGGGTTGAGGCATGGATTAGAAAGGAGAAGAATATAAACCTTCTGGATGTGGATGGTGACTCGTGCCACCCCATCTATAATGCTGCAAAAGTCTTTGCCAACCCATTCCAAAAGTGGTTGGAAGGTCTCAGCACTGATCTGTTTGAATACCATCGGTGGGCCAGAGATCAGTTGATGAACCTGAAAGAAGTGTGTGAGTTTCTTGGGATACCCTTCACAACACCTCCAAGATTTGTATCCCACAGATGGCTGTCTGCCTATGATGCAACTGTGACTACTGCAAGGATAATGGAGGCATACACAGTTCTGTACTTTGCCTTTCTGTCTAAGAGTGAGCAGCCTGTGTACAAAGAAGTAATTGAAGAAATCTACAAGAAACTTTATCAAGTAAGCACCAAGGGCCAGGCAAGGATTACAGCCATACATGCAGAACTAAAGAAGAAAAGCATGACAGAGCAAGGAAAAGCAAGGAAAGTTAGAATAGTGGAGAAGATCTTATTTCATAGGGAGAAGACTGATCTTCTTACCAGTGTCTATCTGGGTGTGTTGCCCATACTTAAGGAGTATGTGATGGTATTCCAGGGTAAGAAGACAATGTGTCACAAACTGCATGACATGCAGATGAAAACATTCACTGCCTTTCTAGCTTGTTTTGTCAAAGCAGAGCATCTACAGAATTTGACCCCATTGAAATTGCAGAAATTGGATTTGAATGAGACTGATAAACTCCTGAAGAAAACCACAATGTTTGTAGGTGATGTTGCTAAACAAATTGTAGTCAAGAAAGGAAAAGATTCGACAGTGCTCAAATTTCTTGAAGATGTCCAAACTGCCTACACCACGTGTGGATCATATCTTCAGAAGAAGCTGCCATTGAACAGCAGAACATTGCAGGCCTTGTGTGCTATAGATCCAGTTGTCAAAGGCCATAGTGTCACAGGTGAACATCTCACAGACTTAGCAGATTTCTTCAAACAGTTGCTGCCAGAAAACCACAGTGTATCACAGGAAATACTACGGTACAATGTGGACAGTGACCTGAAATGCCAGAGTGACACTGATGTTGTTGGCTGGTGGACAACAGAGTACATGATGGACACCTACCCAGCACTCTCAAAAGTAGTGTCAGGAGCGCTTTCTGTCTTTCATGGCCCTATGGTTGAGTCATCCTTCAATGTCATGGGAGATGTGATTGATGCTAAATCATCAAAAACAGCAATAGAAACCTACactgcataccagacgataaaatattctctacgctccaaagaaacaacagcgattgaaatgtttaaaaggaaagatgttcattttgatcctgtagacaagagaatgtgtaaggacattagatcagcagcttcaaagtatacctcaaagctgagggagaatcagaagaaaagggcagaaaggcttgaggcctatggttctgtgaaatctggcccagccaccttggctaaagaaaaagtccagaaagccgcagaggcacagagagctgcccattcagaggagagaaaaaaagctcggaagggagcactggaaacccttgtctcgaaaaagagtaaagtagccaagattgattaa